A window of the Thalassospira indica genome harbors these coding sequences:
- a CDS encoding translocation/assembly module TamB domain-containing protein translates to MLGLVGVIAVAGTGPVLRMATPMINEAVSAATDSEFALGEIEGILWTGLTLDQVKMDRAADGLHVALKDVDFDWSPTALLGGKLQINRIALASANVILPDGTAPETVEEEDEDGGGFSMPLAVSLDALELGEIAIVDPMTGNSFLYSLNGRAKVGTNLSATAFLDLQPRDGGTDQIKLDLDFDGPEQRLAAEINGALGREGLVMTLAGVDPASATDIKIALNGDGPANDWKGKIDLSAAGYASLASDIGVQLSSDVVAFAVDGSVSPQERISEQLPASMDKEVALGIGGAFDQSEQILSFDRISIAMADMLALSGTTELDLDDSLMTADLTADIDPEMSALLDGAVSWAELGLSVQANGNLSMPGVALRVNGRDVKTPVSRIGDIALQADMAAPDDADEPLDATVAFSATGTDWDDPDLGAFLGAAQDLSFDARMSPEFADISIRNLALNTPDMTLRGQADVNEDLVVTTSNIVADIRDLAIFAPISGLDLRGQGQVALPGLTWSEASGLETGIEVSASQAGFGIADLDRIVGSEPRITGDVTLAPDLDLSVEVSALDTAMIDGPLMLRITEAFGKLSLESTLDIASGAVPPDLGIEMAPAKLTANLEGDLAAPPGTFELSVPSLAVSGQKFSDIVLTSRMTWSEQSVLSLANNGNFTFASRPYEVAANLVLPEDALRVEQISFEGEHVALSGDIALPDYSIPMRGDVTLSNLDAEFLDQFGVSLVNGTVTADIALRPDGQRQSITANASAKGLRMASTDGTNPTMIEDVELTAKIGNAFDVPEISAELDGRDIIAGSIAVDELALDLDGGMDALAITLTSSGLYQGNVPISTDLAADLSLGNDIAVMANRLEAIIGDQTIELRKPLELVLRENGRQQLDADLTVGTGHLVASLDQEAGQKSISGELHLNDFDLGPWGRISGFDGLSGTANLDASLRETRGNLPSAQVNGRISGITAKAVAGLKPFEMRLDITLEDGKLAGQASLGNGDVEALTAEGNVPLAISVLEQEFSPDLAAPVSARVRVNGQIAEFWPYVPAPDHQMSGKIKLALDVAGTLDDIRWNGDVALANGRYENLEYGTILDQMTLEGTFDQAGLSIPSITATDGGKGTVDASVDLDLLDGGEMRYDVSADLRNVAVSRKDELQFWADVKASVTGSQSEADIQSTVSVQRGEVDLTLALPESVPTIEIENLPDASQAEKTEDTEEADDAFTGNLDVTVDIPGRLFVRGKGLDSEWGGRLEIAGTTDGPRITGQLSALRGQLDVIGKTFVIRDSQITFAGASPPDPMLDIEGVYTTEDLVVTAGFQGPSSDPELVLSSNPSLPEDEILSQVLFGKSQGSLSAVEAVQLASALNELSGGGSGLDVVGSIQRFIGADVLRVGGGEDGPEVKVGKYLIEGVYVGTKAGSTPGSSGVEVEIEVTPNISVTSETTEIDSKAGIQYRLDY, encoded by the coding sequence GTGCTTGGACTTGTCGGCGTGATTGCCGTTGCCGGGACGGGGCCGGTGTTGCGCATGGCAACACCGATGATTAACGAAGCTGTGTCCGCCGCGACCGACAGCGAATTTGCACTGGGCGAGATTGAAGGCATCCTATGGACCGGTCTGACACTTGATCAGGTAAAGATGGACCGTGCAGCAGACGGTTTGCACGTGGCGCTTAAGGACGTTGACTTCGACTGGTCGCCAACAGCGCTCCTTGGCGGGAAATTGCAAATCAACCGGATCGCTCTGGCGTCGGCAAATGTCATTTTGCCAGATGGCACAGCACCGGAAACGGTTGAGGAAGAAGATGAAGACGGCGGCGGTTTTTCAATGCCGCTGGCTGTTTCGCTTGATGCGCTTGAGCTTGGCGAAATTGCGATTGTTGATCCGATGACAGGCAACAGTTTCCTCTATAGCCTGAATGGGCGGGCAAAGGTTGGCACAAACCTGTCTGCGACGGCATTTCTCGATTTGCAGCCGCGTGATGGCGGTACCGACCAGATAAAACTTGATCTGGATTTTGATGGTCCCGAGCAACGGTTGGCCGCCGAAATTAATGGCGCCTTGGGGCGCGAAGGGCTTGTCATGACCCTGGCCGGCGTTGATCCGGCCAGCGCAACAGATATCAAGATTGCGCTTAATGGCGATGGTCCGGCCAATGACTGGAAAGGCAAGATTGACCTGTCGGCGGCGGGCTATGCATCGCTTGCAAGCGACATTGGCGTTCAACTGTCTTCGGATGTTGTGGCATTTGCCGTAGACGGTTCGGTTTCGCCGCAGGAACGCATAAGCGAACAGTTGCCTGCAAGCATGGACAAAGAAGTCGCGCTGGGCATTGGTGGGGCATTTGATCAATCAGAACAAATCCTTTCGTTTGATCGCATTTCCATCGCTATGGCAGATATGCTGGCGCTATCTGGCACAACGGAACTTGACCTTGATGACAGCCTGATGACGGCCGATTTAACGGCCGATATTGATCCTGAAATGTCGGCACTTCTTGATGGTGCGGTTTCATGGGCGGAACTTGGGCTTTCCGTTCAGGCCAATGGCAATCTTTCGATGCCCGGTGTGGCGCTGCGGGTAAATGGTCGCGATGTGAAAACGCCTGTGTCGCGTATCGGCGACATCGCCTTGCAGGCCGATATGGCGGCCCCCGATGACGCGGATGAGCCACTTGACGCAACCGTCGCATTTTCTGCAACCGGCACGGATTGGGATGACCCGGATCTCGGCGCGTTTCTGGGGGCGGCGCAGGATCTGTCATTTGATGCGCGGATGTCGCCGGAATTTGCCGACATTTCGATCCGCAATCTGGCATTGAACACGCCTGATATGACTCTGCGCGGGCAGGCGGACGTGAACGAAGATCTGGTCGTCACGACATCGAACATCGTTGCCGATATCCGCGATCTTGCCATTTTTGCGCCGATTTCGGGACTTGATCTGCGCGGGCAGGGGCAGGTTGCCTTGCCCGGCCTGACCTGGTCGGAGGCCAGTGGTCTGGAAACCGGGATTGAGGTTTCAGCCAGTCAGGCCGGTTTCGGGATTGCCGACCTTGATCGTATCGTCGGCTCCGAGCCGCGTATCACGGGCGATGTAACTCTTGCGCCTGATCTTGATCTCAGCGTTGAAGTCAGTGCACTTGATACCGCGATGATTGACGGTCCGCTGATGCTTCGCATTACAGAGGCATTCGGGAAACTGTCGCTTGAAAGCACGCTTGATATTGCATCTGGTGCCGTGCCGCCGGATCTGGGCATTGAAATGGCCCCGGCAAAGCTGACAGCCAACCTCGAAGGTGACTTGGCGGCACCCCCGGGGACGTTTGAATTAAGTGTTCCAAGCCTTGCTGTTTCGGGTCAGAAATTCTCTGATATCGTGCTGACAAGCCGCATGACTTGGTCAGAACAGTCGGTGTTGTCACTTGCCAATAATGGCAACTTCACCTTTGCCAGCCGTCCTTACGAAGTGGCTGCAAATCTTGTTCTGCCTGAAGATGCGCTCCGTGTTGAGCAGATATCGTTTGAAGGCGAGCATGTCGCGTTAAGTGGCGATATTGCCTTGCCCGACTACAGCATTCCAATGCGCGGTGATGTTACACTGTCAAATCTCGATGCCGAATTTCTCGATCAGTTTGGTGTGAGCTTGGTGAACGGTACCGTGACGGCCGATATTGCCCTTCGTCCGGATGGGCAACGCCAAAGCATTACGGCAAATGCATCGGCCAAGGGCCTGCGGATGGCAAGCACAGATGGCACCAATCCGACAATGATCGAGGATGTTGAACTGACCGCGAAGATCGGCAATGCGTTTGACGTACCGGAAATTTCAGCGGAGCTGGATGGCCGTGACATTATTGCCGGATCAATTGCGGTTGACGAGCTTGCCCTTGATCTTGACGGCGGCATGGATGCCCTTGCCATTACGCTGACCAGTTCAGGTCTTTATCAGGGCAATGTGCCGATTTCGACCGACTTGGCTGCTGATCTGTCGCTTGGCAATGATATCGCTGTGATGGCCAATCGGCTTGAAGCGATCATTGGCGATCAGACGATTGAGCTTCGAAAACCACTGGAACTTGTTTTGCGTGAAAACGGTCGGCAGCAACTCGACGCCGACCTGACGGTTGGCACCGGCCATCTTGTCGCAAGCCTTGATCAGGAAGCCGGGCAAAAATCCATTTCGGGTGAGCTGCACCTTAATGATTTTGATCTTGGTCCGTGGGGGCGTATTTCCGGCTTTGACGGGCTGAGCGGCACCGCAAATCTTGATGCGTCCTTGCGTGAAACACGCGGGAACTTGCCAAGTGCACAGGTCAATGGCCGCATTTCCGGCATCACGGCAAAGGCAGTCGCGGGGCTGAAGCCCTTTGAAATGCGGCTTGATATCACGCTTGAGGACGGAAAACTTGCAGGGCAGGCGTCGCTTGGTAATGGCGATGTCGAAGCACTGACAGCCGAAGGCAATGTTCCGCTTGCGATTTCTGTGCTTGAACAGGAATTCAGCCCGGATCTTGCTGCGCCGGTTTCTGCCCGCGTGCGTGTGAATGGTCAAATTGCCGAATTCTGGCCTTATGTCCCGGCACCCGATCATCAGATGTCGGGCAAGATCAAACTTGCGCTTGATGTCGCTGGGACGCTTGATGACATCCGCTGGAACGGGGATGTTGCGCTTGCCAATGGACGATATGAAAACCTCGAGTACGGCACCATCCTTGATCAGATGACGCTTGAGGGCACCTTTGATCAGGCGGGTCTTTCCATTCCGTCCATTACGGCCACGGATGGCGGCAAAGGCACTGTTGATGCATCGGTTGATCTTGATCTGCTTGACGGCGGGGAGATGCGCTATGACGTTTCGGCTGATCTGCGCAATGTTGCCGTATCACGTAAGGATGAACTGCAATTCTGGGCGGATGTAAAAGCCAGCGTGACAGGATCCCAGTCGGAGGCCGATATCCAAAGCACGGTGTCGGTCCAGCGCGGGGAGGTCGATCTGACCCTGGCCTTGCCGGAATCGGTTCCGACCATCGAGATTGAAAACCTGCCGGACGCTTCGCAGGCCGAAAAGACCGAGGATACAGAGGAAGCGGATGACGCCTTTACCGGTAATCTTGATGTGACCGTTGATATCCCGGGACGTCTGTTTGTGCGTGGCAAGGGACTTGATTCCGAGTGGGGCGGGCGACTTGAAATTGCCGGAACCACCGATGGTCCGCGCATCACCGGGCAGTTATCTGCCTTGCGCGGGCAGCTTGATGTCATCGGCAAAACCTTTGTCATCCGGGATTCTCAGATTACCTTTGCCGGTGCGTCGCCCCCTGATCCGATGCTTGATATCGAAGGGGTCTACACCACCGAAGATCTCGTTGTAACCGCAGGCTTCCAGGGGCCGTCAAGCGATCCGGAACTGGTGCTGTCGTCCAATCCGTCCCTGCCGGAAGACGAGATCCTGTCTCAGGTCCTGTTTGGTAAATCCCAAGGCAGCCTTTCGGCAGTCGAGGCCGTGCAACTGGCAAGTGCCCTGAACGAACTTTCTGGCGGTGGCAGTGGTCTTGATGTGGTTGGCAGCATCCAGCGCTTTATCGGTGCAGATGTCCTGCGCGTTGGTGGTGGCGAAGACGGGCCGGAGGTCAAGGTTGGCAAATACCTGATAGAGGGGGTCTATGTCGGCACCAAGGCGGGGTCAACGCCGGGATCAAGTGGCGTCGAAGTCGAGATCGAAGTCACACCAAATATCAGTGTCACCAGCGAAACCACCGAAATCGATAGCAAGGCCGGTATCCAATACAGACTTGATTACTAA
- a CDS encoding autotransporter assembly complex protein TamA produces MNKRILDTSPIHRRSFAIVPLLLAGSMLSACTSDEGLTGVLGFGDGADSEIAQNDLQQTIPYEVEIAGIDPQEENLIAALEGVSTARRLQSRPTASRAGLQRRAEDDVERFQAVLRSKGFYDGQITFEINEKVAADASDSAPAEDASDAGSEQDPADGQSGDDALASTSEQPTPLVLTYNIDVGTPYLISAVNLVITYPDRVVERHATDKELEKTRLEIGQRATAEPIILGEQYGVDILREQGYPLVEAGKRTVLADTAQKTITINYAFETGPQADFGKITVNGAEDVDADFIAGYRSWRSGEQYHPEQVRTTRRDLAQTNLFDSVIVKVAGPVNDNGEIPVEIEVVERKMRSIGGGLDFSTAEGPGANAFWEHRNLFGAGERLRLGIDVSSLEQGLSAEFKKPQFLERRQSFVAEANAKNNDTDAYKGSTLDSFAGIERPLWENWTTTFGVTAEYSDLTGSDSPNEEFYLAGLRGILRHDNTDNPLDPTRGNRFEINVSPYMGLTDKDTGFTTVSVVGSQYLSIDEDGDYVLAARARTGTIIGEDRGNLPSNKRYYSGGGGSIRGYEYQKVGPLDDDHDPLGGRSVLEVGAEFRARVTESFGIVPFIEGGNVYARSEPEDISLLWAAGLGFRYYTGVGPLRFDVAVPLDKRDNVDDDFQFYISLGQAF; encoded by the coding sequence TTGAATAAACGCATCCTAGACACATCTCCGATCCACAGGCGCAGCTTTGCAATCGTTCCGCTTTTACTGGCAGGGTCGATGCTTTCGGCGTGCACCTCGGACGAGGGGCTAACTGGTGTGCTTGGCTTTGGCGACGGTGCTGATAGCGAGATTGCGCAAAATGATCTGCAACAAACCATCCCCTATGAAGTCGAAATTGCCGGCATCGATCCACAGGAAGAAAATCTGATTGCGGCGCTGGAGGGGGTCAGTACAGCACGCCGTCTGCAATCGCGCCCGACAGCGTCGCGCGCGGGCCTGCAACGCCGTGCCGAAGACGATGTCGAACGGTTTCAGGCTGTTCTTCGATCCAAGGGGTTTTATGACGGTCAGATCACATTTGAGATTAATGAAAAGGTAGCCGCAGACGCATCGGATAGTGCGCCAGCCGAAGACGCATCTGATGCTGGTTCAGAGCAAGATCCGGCGGATGGCCAGTCCGGGGATGATGCATTGGCATCAACATCCGAACAGCCGACACCACTGGTTCTGACCTATAATATCGATGTCGGCACACCTTATCTGATTTCGGCGGTGAACCTTGTGATCACATACCCTGATCGCGTGGTGGAACGCCATGCGACGGATAAGGAACTTGAAAAGACCCGCCTTGAGATCGGGCAACGCGCGACTGCGGAGCCAATCATTCTGGGCGAACAATACGGTGTGGATATCCTGCGCGAACAGGGCTATCCGCTTGTCGAGGCTGGCAAGCGAACCGTACTGGCCGACACCGCGCAAAAAACCATTACGATCAATTATGCCTTTGAAACCGGACCGCAGGCCGATTTTGGCAAGATCACCGTTAATGGTGCAGAGGACGTCGATGCGGACTTCATCGCAGGATACCGCAGCTGGCGGTCAGGCGAGCAATATCATCCCGAACAGGTGCGCACCACGCGGCGTGATCTGGCGCAAACCAACCTGTTTGACAGTGTGATTGTCAAGGTCGCCGGTCCGGTTAATGACAATGGCGAAATCCCGGTCGAGATTGAAGTGGTTGAACGCAAAATGCGTTCAATCGGTGGCGGGCTTGATTTCTCAACCGCCGAAGGCCCAGGGGCAAATGCGTTCTGGGAACATCGTAATCTGTTTGGTGCTGGTGAACGCCTGCGGCTGGGGATTGATGTTTCAAGCCTTGAACAAGGTCTGTCGGCAGAATTCAAAAAACCGCAATTCCTGGAACGTCGCCAGTCCTTTGTGGCTGAGGCCAACGCCAAGAACAACGATACCGACGCCTATAAGGGTTCAACGCTTGATAGCTTTGCCGGTATCGAACGTCCGCTTTGGGAAAACTGGACAACCACATTTGGTGTCACCGCAGAATATTCCGACCTGACCGGCTCAGACTCCCCGAACGAGGAATTCTATCTTGCCGGTTTGCGGGGCATCTTGCGCCATGACAACACCGACAATCCGCTTGATCCGACACGCGGAAACCGTTTTGAAATCAACGTGTCGCCCTATATGGGCCTGACAGACAAGGATACCGGGTTTACCACCGTATCGGTCGTCGGGTCGCAATACCTGTCGATTGACGAAGATGGTGATTATGTCCTGGCTGCCCGTGCGCGTACCGGCACGATTATTGGTGAGGATCGCGGCAATCTGCCATCGAACAAACGATATTATTCCGGCGGTGGCGGATCCATCCGGGGCTACGAATACCAGAAAGTCGGGCCACTTGATGATGATCATGATCCGCTTGGCGGACGTTCCGTACTGGAAGTCGGGGCCGAATTCCGCGCCCGTGTGACCGAAAGCTTTGGCATCGTGCCCTTCATCGAAGGCGGCAATGTCTATGCCCGATCCGAACCCGAAGACATAAGTCTTCTCTGGGCTGCCGGTCTTGGCTTCCGCTATTACACGGGGGTCGGGCCGCTTAGGTTTGATGTCGCGGTGCCGCTTGATAAACGCGACAATGTTGATGATGATTTCCAATTCTATATCAGTCTGGGGCAAGCATTTTGA